From Priestia filamentosa, a single genomic window includes:
- a CDS encoding MFS transporter, producing the protein MEHEKTKLWTGQYVMIITITFLFFLSLQSLLGGFPVFVGDLSNNATTGGLMTTVFMVAAILSRPFIGMFLERLNMKKTMLITLVFLIAAIALSFNNESVPFLIALRIIQGVGFGIITTLLATFATNLIPPNRIGEGIGYFGLSTSIGTSVGPMIALSLIHAYGFNVLLIFSISLTVLTFVGGIALRYKYTPPKASHTKSLLDHAFAREALLPCFLVMIFYITFSGIVNYLDGLGADTGLGGKTSFFFLIVGAMLVLTRPFSGKIYDQFGHKFLIYPACITGIIGLLFLSHTSHFSMLVASGIFYGIAYGIMQPTFQAWAVSRVTPDKKGTANAMVLSFMDLGVAIGAVILGQAVGALGYSAMYAWSSILVVAMVLIYFALTTFKKSNKNTFHTEAS; encoded by the coding sequence TGATGATTATCACGATTACATTTTTGTTCTTCCTAAGTCTTCAATCCCTTTTAGGAGGGTTCCCTGTTTTTGTAGGCGATCTTAGTAACAATGCTACAACAGGGGGATTAATGACAACCGTTTTCATGGTTGCTGCTATCTTATCTCGACCATTTATCGGGATGTTTCTTGAAAGACTAAATATGAAAAAAACAATGCTTATCACTCTTGTCTTTCTTATTGCAGCTATTGCATTAAGCTTTAACAATGAATCTGTCCCATTTTTAATTGCTTTACGTATTATTCAAGGCGTTGGGTTTGGTATCATTACAACCCTTTTAGCAACATTTGCTACTAATTTAATCCCGCCAAATCGGATTGGAGAAGGAATTGGGTACTTTGGGCTTTCAACAAGTATTGGAACCTCTGTTGGTCCAATGATTGCTTTATCACTTATTCATGCATACGGTTTTAATGTTCTTCTTATTTTTTCTATCAGTTTAACAGTGTTGACATTTGTCGGTGGAATTGCCCTTCGTTATAAATATACGCCGCCAAAAGCTTCACATACCAAATCACTTCTTGATCATGCCTTTGCACGAGAGGCACTTCTACCTTGTTTTCTTGTCATGATTTTTTATATTACGTTTTCCGGTATTGTGAACTATTTAGACGGTCTTGGAGCTGATACTGGTCTTGGAGGAAAAACTTCTTTCTTCTTTCTTATCGTTGGAGCAATGCTTGTTTTAACAAGACCATTTTCAGGTAAAATTTATGATCAATTTGGGCATAAGTTTTTAATTTATCCTGCGTGCATCACAGGTATTATTGGTCTTCTTTTCCTTTCACATACATCACACTTTAGTATGCTTGTTGCTTCAGGTATTTTTTATGGTATTGCATATGGGATTATGCAGCCAACATTCCAAGCTTGGGCTGTTAGTCGCGTTACTCCAGATAAAAAAGGAACAGCAAATGCAATGGTTCTAAGCTTTATGGATTTAGGAGTTGCCATTGGTGCCGTTATTTTAGGGCAAGCAGTTGGTGCATTAGGATACAGTGCTATGTACGCTTGGTCTTCAATCCTTGTCGTTGCAATGGTTCTTATTTATTTTGCACTCACAACGTTTAAAAAATCTAACAAAAATACGTTCCATACAGAAGCTTCATAA